From Seriola aureovittata isolate HTS-2021-v1 ecotype China chromosome 16, ASM2101889v1, whole genome shotgun sequence, one genomic window encodes:
- the ndufv1 gene encoding NADH dehydrogenase [ubiquinone] flavoprotein 1, mitochondrial — protein sequence MLSLSRAVVCGVARAPAAVSQGGVTAITRFNSTAQSAPKKTTYGPLADEDRIFTNLYGRHDWRLKGALKRGDWYKTKEILLKGVDWILNEIKVSGLRGRGGAGFPTGMKWSFMNKPSDGRPKYLVVNADEGEPGTCKDREIMRNDPHKLVEGCLVAGKAMGARAAYIYIRGEFYNESSNLQVAINEAYAAGLIGKDACGSGYDFDVFVMRGAGAYICGEETALIESLEGKQGKPRLKPPFPADVGVFGCPTTVANVETVSVAPTICRRGGSWFLGFGRERNSGTKLFNISGHVNHPCTVEEEMSIPLKELIERHAGGVRGGWDNLLAVIPGGSSTPLIPKNVCEEVLMDFDGLIQAQTGLGTAALIVMDKSTDIIRAIARLIEFYKHESCGQCTPCREGVDWMNNMMWRFVRGDARPAEIDMIWELSKQIEGHTICALGDGAAWPVQGLIRHFRPVMESRIAEYQQQQQARA from the exons ATGCTGTCCCTGTCTCGTGCTGTAGTGTGCGGGGTGGCACGAGCcccagctgctgtcagtcaagGCGGAGTGACTGCTATTACCCGATTTAACAGCACAGCACAG AGTGCTCCCAAGAAAACAACGTATGGACCGCTGGCAGATGAGGACAGAATTTTCACAAACCTTTATGGTCGTCACGACTGGAG GCTGAAGGGGGCTTTGAAGCGTGGTGACTGGTACAAAACTAAGGAGATCCTTCTAAAGGGAGTTGACTGGATCCTCAATGAGATCAAGGTTTCTGGGCTGCGTGGGAGAGGCGGAGCTGGTTTCCCTACTGGCATGAAGTGGAGCTTCATGAACAAGCCTAGCGATGGCAG GCCAAAGTATCTGGTGGTGAATGCAGATGAGGGTGAGCCTGGCACCTGTAAGGACAGGGAGATCATGAGGAACGACCCTCACAAGCTGGTGGAGGGCTGTCTGGTGGCTGGGAAGGCCATGGGGGCGCGTGCTGCTTATATCTATATCAGAGGAGAGTTTTACAACGAATCATCCAACCTGCAG GTTGCTATCAATGAAGCCTACGCTGCTGGCCTGATTGGAAAGGACGCCTGTGGCTCTGGTTATgactttgatgtgtttgtgatgCGTGGCGCTGGAGCATACATCTGTGGAGAGGAGACCGCTCTTATTGAGTCCCTGGAGGGAAAGCAAGGGAAGCCCCGCCTGAAGCCCCCATTTCCTGCTGACGTTG GTGTGTTTGGTTGCCCGACAACTGTTGCCAATGTGGAGACGGTATCCGTGGCACCCACCATCTGTCGCCGTGGAGGCTCATGGTTTCTGGGATTTGGCAGAGAGAGGAACTCTGGCACAAAGCTCTTCAATATCTCTGGCCATGTTAACCACCCCTGcactgtggaggaggagatgtcTATCCCTCTGAAAGAGCTCATCGAGAGGCATGCAG GTGGAGTTCGTGGTGGGTGGGACAACCTGCTGGCTGTAATCCCCGGTGGCTCCTCAACACCCCTCATTCCCAAGAATGTGTGTGAAGAGGTGCTGATGGACTTTGACGGCCTCATTCAAGCTCAGACTGGACTGGGCACAGCTGCTCTTATTGTCATGGACAAATCG ACTGATATTATCAGAGCCATTGCACGCCTGATTGAGTTCTACAAACATGAGAGCTGTGGCCAGTGCACACCATGCAGAGAAG GAGTGGACTGGATGAACAACATGATGTGGCGTTTTGTGCGTGGTGACGCACGGCCAGCAGAGATCGACATGATTTGGGAGCTCAGTAAGCAAATTGAGGGACACACTATCTGTGCCCTGGGAGATGGTGCGGCATGGCCAGTGCAG GGATTGATCAGGCACTTCAGGCCTGTGATGGAAAGCCGAATTGCTGaataccagcagcagcagcaggccagGGCTTAA